One window of Posidoniimonas polymericola genomic DNA carries:
- a CDS encoding sigma-70 family RNA polymerase sigma factor, producing MPAAPKKRSSSSVQSPLETYLREINETALLSANEEKELAVKIGNGDTQARDRMVRANLRLVVNIARGYSGKGLGLQDLIEEGNLGLLRAVEGFDPAMGTRFSTYASYWIKQSIKRALINTGKTIRIPAYMVELLSKWRRASSRLTEELGRSPTPEEIARVLGLPKKKLPIIKKAIKIYNATPQTDQTEAGWTLGDMVMDEDQLSPDEAMVENDSLRHVLEMLKTMDEREATVLKLRFGLGGIEPRTLKEIGLQLGLTRERVRQIETEALGKLAASLDDPRDAHLLMKR from the coding sequence ATGCCAGCCGCCCCCAAGAAACGATCCAGCTCGAGCGTGCAGAGCCCGCTAGAGACCTACCTCCGCGAGATCAACGAGACCGCCCTCCTCTCCGCCAACGAGGAGAAGGAGCTGGCGGTCAAGATCGGCAACGGCGACACCCAGGCCCGCGACCGCATGGTCCGCGCCAACCTCCGCCTGGTCGTCAACATCGCCCGCGGGTACTCCGGCAAGGGCCTCGGCCTGCAGGACCTGATCGAGGAGGGCAACCTCGGCCTGCTCCGCGCGGTCGAGGGCTTCGACCCCGCCATGGGCACGCGGTTCAGCACCTACGCCAGCTACTGGATCAAGCAGTCGATCAAGCGGGCGCTGATCAACACCGGCAAGACCATCCGCATCCCGGCCTACATGGTCGAGCTGCTCTCCAAGTGGCGGCGGGCGAGCAGCCGCCTGACCGAAGAGCTCGGCCGCTCGCCGACGCCCGAGGAGATCGCCCGCGTGCTCGGCCTGCCGAAGAAGAAGCTGCCGATCATCAAGAAGGCGATCAAGATCTACAACGCCACGCCGCAGACCGACCAGACCGAGGCCGGCTGGACCCTGGGCGACATGGTGATGGACGAGGATCAGCTCAGCCCGGACGAGGCGATGGTCGAGAACGACTCGCTGCGCCACGTGCTCGAGATGCTCAAGACCATGGACGAGCGCGAGGCGACCGTCCTCAAGCTCCGCTTCGGCCTGGGCGGCATCGAGCCGCGGACCCTCAAGGAGATCGGCCTGCAGCTCGGCCTGACCCGCGAGCGCGTCCGCCAGATCGAGACCGAGGCCCTCGGCAAGCTCGCCGCCAGCCTCGACGACCCCCGCGACGCGCACCTGCTGATGAAGCGGTAG